The DNA segment TTTGTGCGAGTGGTGACTATCAAGCAAAGTGAAAGGTTAGTCTTACAACTTCATTCTTTAGTTAGTCATTGCCATTAATGACCAGGCCATTAACATTACCATCATAAGGAAATTGAGCTATCTGCTTTTGCTGCAGTAGCCAGCCATTGCATTGCTGAAAGGTAGTTCTTCAAACTGTAATATGAGCATCCAAATGAGATATCATGAACTCCAAtgaactagcccgccaacgtgtcTTAGTCAAAATGAGGATATGGGCCCAAATTAAGCTAAATAACAGAATGCACAAAACAATAGCTGCAATAATCAAACAGACCCTTTGGTGACATCTCTGCACCATGCGAGAAGAGTCTTCTCCAAGTTCGTCTGGTGGACATCACTGGAAGCCCTTTTCAACACACCATGTACCTGGTGTAAACAATGACTTAAAATATAAGATGTTGACTGTGATCAATTGCTGGTAATGCCATGCATGGTACAAAAAGAAAATCATGCACAGATCTCACAAATTAATGATTCGCTTTGCTTTATTAGACAGCTACAGACCATTCCATACAAAGCTGGCAATGCTAGAGAGACTTTTTGCACTGCACGCAATTGCAACTAATAAATACAATGTGTCagatactaaaaaaaaagatgtgtataTGCATGATGTAACGATGTAACTATACTTAGATGTCAGAATAGGACGCGTGTATCATACATGTAAAGTGTCAAAGATCTGAACCTACTTAACTACAAGGCAAGTAATGCAACATTTCTGCTATCAATAACCACAGCATGCTACTTGCGACTATGAATGTGATATGTTTAATATCGTAAGCACAATGGTGCACAAATATATAATCTGGTGTAATATGGTCGGCAAGTAGTACCTGTAATATATCAAATAGTTTGCATAAAACATCGCAGATCATAAACAAGTGCCCCGTGAAGTGCATATGTGAGCTACGGTACTGCCTGCTAAACATGACATGCAGTACAGCTAACAAATGTCTGTTTGACAGTTCACTTAGTAATCCTAAGCAAGCATTCTGATTTTAAAACACTTCGCAAGACTTTTTACAACTTTCCACAAGTCCAAAAAACTAATATTAGCAGTATAAATGAGCCACAATGCAGTAGTATAACACAGGTCAGAAACCTGGCTACACTTCTCACGTACCTGCCAGTGAAGAATAATGCTCCAAATAAGGCCTAAGGTGAGCTTTGGATTGCCGTCAACAATGTCATTTGTGCTGATATTGACAAGCTTTACCTGCATGAAGAATAAGGGCTGGAAAAACActacacaaaagacaagcaactTCAAAAGATCACtgtgaaaaaatctgagaaataTTTCCAAGAACAACTGTTTGTTCCGTACAGTCATGCATACATTCAAGAATAGCATCCTTTGCCCTAGTGCACATGACATATGTAAGCCTGAGCTTTCTTATCATTAACTAGTTAAAGGCAGGCATGAGTTTCTAACAAAAACAGTTGTCTTGTAGCCCCTGAAAGATAACTTGTTAGAGTAATAGAAATGTAAAGCTCACACAcagcacaacaacaacaatgcgAAACAATCAACCAGTAAAACAGTGTACATTACAAGATAGACTTCAATACAAAACAGCACTGCCTAATGTCGTAACCCCTCAGAGCTTTTTCAGTAACATTTCATGTGCAACATTTCACTGTTCAATAACAACCTCCCTGTAAACTCTGACTGCAAGGCAACCACAAGAGTTATGTTTCTCAGTACATAATTGTAAAGGCTGATTTAAGTAAAACTTCTGGGCTGCAGATCATTAGCATCAGTCATAAAGCAAGAAAGATGACAAACTCACATTGTTAGCTTCTAGTGCTTGGAGTGCTCTGCTAACATTGTTGATATGATGAACTCTCAAATTTCCTCTTTCTCGTTTCTGTCAAGACAGGAAGAATTCAATTGAAAAGATTATGAAACAAAAGCACTCCTGGAAAATCATGTCATAATAAACAACACAACACATGCAGAACAATTATTTCGTATGTACTATAGTCGCCCAATGTGAATACTCCCATAAATAAGCACACAAAATGCAAAGGAGGACAGAATTTCTGACAGCCTCTTTCTTCTTGCTGATTATATAAACAATAAGCTATAACTTTTTGTTTTAATATATTGCACTTACAATGCCAAAAGTATGCTTTATAAAAATGACACACATTGATCAGCACATAGAAACTACATCCTACTTCATCACAAAAAAATATCTCCTTCCTGCTTCTCATGCAACATTTTTCACACAGCTTGAAATACGAGTGCATTACTACACATGGACAGAAGACGGGGtaaggacaagcgcatactaccaACTAAAAGTTTATTTGGAAAGCAATGGCATGTATATACCAACAGAAAAATGTTGGGTAACAACATCCAAGATGAGAATACAATGATAAAAATACAAGCAAAAAAAGTAACTGGTACACCTTGCCAAAGCCTGCACTGCCTTGGTTGGTATACATATGTGCTTGCTTTCCAAATAAAACTTTCAGTCggtagtatgcgcttgtcccTGTCATGTGTCCCTGTGTAGTTATGCACttgtatttcaagtatcatgaatcatcAACTTACCCAATCATCCATTCTGATTTTCACACAGGCCTCATTCAATTTATTCGGCTCTACTGGTTTCAGCGTGGATATGAATTACCTATAAACTACCTTTCTTTTAGGCATTATACACTTTATTAAAGTTCCTTGTGCAACCACATTCATCGCACAGAAAATGCAACAGAAGTTCACCTTCACCATCATCACCGTGCTGAAAACAGGCATGAAACCATCCTGCGCATATTTGTTATTGAATGGCTGAGCTAAACATGAACAACAACCTGCTCTTCTGTTTTATGGGCATTATAAGTTTAGCTGAAAGGAAACAGGTTGATACTAGTTACCACATTGGCCAGGACAATTAGGGGCAGTAGGTGGATAACCATATCAAAGAGAACCCATATGGAGAAGGGACTGCAAACTTAAAACAAGTTGTTACTAAATGCAGTCTCTAATGATCTTTCCAGTCAGTTAATGCAAATTTGAATTAGGTGAAAGGAAAAAGCTCTCATTTAGTTGAGGGAAACTATGAAGGAAACCGTGTAAGTTTTCTCTGCAACTTCCTCCACTTTGAAGAATTCATCAGTTCTCAATTTGTCGATTAACTCTGTAGTTGTCAATTAACACAGCAGTGCCCTGTGATCTGCAAGCATCCTGGTTGCCTTAAATGGTACAGTGACCATCCTGCAAAGACAACAGGTTTGATCCCCTGTTTGAAAAGTGTATAGGACACCTTTGAAGTTTCACGgtggaccccccttcgggggttttctgatcggggttctccaggaccaaataaagttcatttcatcatcactACTCTCATgtgaatgacttttttttttctcctttcatgAGACTTCCACTGCACTGCAGGCTCCTGCTGAGCTGACTTGCTTACATCTGAGCAAGCAACTCACCAGTTGCTGGCCACAGAGAATTTCAAGCAGTGTCAGAAGCCTTGTTCCATCCCGAAAGTCTTGAAAGAGGTCGTTGACAAGAGGCTGGTCGGCCTGTGAACAGGTAGAGGCAATGGAAGGGAGATAAGGAAAGGCACGCATTCTTGCTTTATCTTGCCCCCCACTTCCAAGCTATCAATGCCCTCATTCATTGCACTTTTATGCACAGAAGTGACGTACCTTTGCGAGTTGTGAATTGATCCACTTTGTAAATGTTTTCCGCTGCACATCCTCTCGTTCGTCTGCGTGAAGGAACGAAACGAACAACAATAAGGGAGTGATCCGACTCCATAAATAACACCAAAGCTATGCGAGGTAAAAATGTCCTAACAATTATATGCAGGAAACAGCGCTGTAAGACGGGACGAAATGAAAGAACACAGACCACtgtgctgactaacaaccaagtATTTATTTTCAGGCAGCATATATGCTCAACCACTTTTTATGCCTGAAAAATGCTGCCTGAAAGAATAAACACTTGGTTGTTTGTCAGTGCAGTGGTCTGTGTTCTTTCATTTCGTCCCTTCTTATAGCACTGTTTCCTGCATATAaccatgaaccaaccagcccgaaTGCGTGCCCTTCTGCTGTCCTAACAGTGCTGAAAATTCCCCAATTACTGCATGTTAGAAGTGACCTGCTCTCCAAACACACTGACAAGATGTGTTGCCACCAAATGCAGTACTGTTAATTAATGGTCGCAGAAATTGTGTACGTGCCAGACTTTAAATGTGACCACAGTCACCAGTCTCACATATAAACAATTCTATTTGCATTGTTGAAGTGTTTTTCTTTTACATATGATGTCGCTGAAATTAAGCATCACTGACACACAGCATGAACTTTGTCTACTTCAGCAATACCTATGTTAACTCATATGTTCAGAAAAAGGGCATGCGCTCCCATTTTCGGCCCTTCATAAAGACACTACCTCGAGTTAGAATGGCAATTTAGGCATTTAAAAAACTACTATATGCTTATAGTAAAAGCTGAGTGTGACTGCCTTTGAATTTCATCAAATTATCACCCTTTCCAAGGCTTTGATAAAGTTAAAGCATCAGAAAATCTCCAGAAAAGATCTTGAAAATGTGGGTTGTTGTGAAACAACAAATTACTGCAGTAGTTTGGTTAtaagcgagaaaaaagaaaaatacacccAGTGACATATTTCTTTACCCCACAAGCTCCAAAGCGGTAAAAATATAGCAATTCGTTATCCGACCCTCACTTGCGATCCGTGTTTAGTAGCTGTTTGTTGCCTCTAATGATCATGAGCAGCCTTCATCAAAGCTGGTATGCGAATGAACAATAGTAATGATGTGACTGACAGCATCAATGGCTGCAAGAAATTGTAAGAGTAGCGAGCAACCATGAAGCATCATGTAACCTTCAGAATAATAGCCAGCCTCGACTTTAGgctagcattcttggacatttcAGAATTTCAATACcaccttttatttcttttttttttatcaggcacCACTGAATCTTGGAATCTGTCTGACCACTGGGTATTTATGTGCCCCTCCAAAATTAATGTGACTGTAACCACCTTAGTAGTCAAACATTTTGATCAACATTCAAGATGTGAGGTCTTTTCTGGAGATTGTGCTGCTTCAAAAAGAACCTAGTACCAGTTAAATTTGTTCCTTAAGGCAAAAAGCAGCAAAGGTAGCAGACTAGGCAACGATTAAGGTTGGGCAGTCTATGTCAATTGGATTTAAAAAATTGAATAGTAGTACGTAACAGCAAAAAGACTACAGAACTCCTACTGTGCATGAAGGCCTGTAGTGAGGTGTCAAACATAGTTTCTTCATCTGTTAGACTGTGCTACGCATGTGTTTCTGTGTAATAAAACAAGGTCTGTTTGTTGTTTTGAatatgtgcgtgcgcgcgtgtgtgaatGTACAAACTCGATCAGCTCCATTGTGCTCATTGCAGGCGTAGAAGAAAATGAGGTTAcctaaattttaaaaaataaagtatagtatagtatactccCCTTTCCCCATCATGATACAGCAAATTGGTTTCGATGAGGCAATATTTCTTAAGAAAGCCACTGTAAACAAACTACAATCGAAAGCAAGAACATCTTATATCGCGAACTTCCCCCTTTCCAATCGTACGCAGCGAGCGCTACAACTCCATACAAGGGTATACATAACATACCAACTACAGCTACGATCGCACGTACACTGATAGTGCGTGCTACGAAAAAGCTATTTGTATGCAGGCATCACGATGTGTTTACACCACAGGGCACGTACCAATGTCTCTTGCCGTTGGCGTGTACGCGAATTGTGCGTTGACCGCATACCGTACGTTTCCACGACCAAATTAAGCGCATTGCATCGCAGTTTATTTCCGCGGACTCAATGTGCGCCTGCCAAAACTAACGCACAACCACCTGTTCGCAGAGTTTCTTCATGCGCTCCCTTTGTGCGCCGCCAAGAATGAAATCTCCCACACAAAGTGCATCGGATCAAAACAAACATTTATCACAGTGCAAATACACATATGCCGCGACAGGTGGGACACCATACAGAGAAACCGAAACAGACGCTGGACCGAAGCCAAATCAGAACAAAAACAATCTCGGGAGGCTGACAGCAGACGCGATCGCGGCAGTACAGAACTTCCCGTTCCGTGCAGCCGTAGAAGCCCGGTTTTCTAGATGCGCTAGTTGAAAATTCGCGCACGCACACAATGGCCCGTTGCGTGGAAAGAGAAACACATCTGCATCAATTTAAACGCCAGACAGCGTACGCATGAGCGCTGGTTCACGCCCATTTCTCTACTCATTGACGGTTCCGATACGCACGCTTTTCAATGATCGCGTACTTTCTCGGCACGGGACACCTCGACGCGATCCAAGTAATCTCGCAAAAAGTTTCGGCAAGTTCGCAAGAGCATCGTTAACAAATTCAGATTTGGCTAATCGAATGTGCGCTGAAGACTCCTCTTTCATTAGGAGCCGGCGAACTTTGTTTTTACTTAGTACAAAGTGGAACCAATAAACTACCGGCGCCGCTGTCTCCGTGCTAGACGGCATCAAGGACAGCGGACGGATCGAGAGAAGCATCGCAAGCTGCGAAGGCCCGACAGAAACCAGTATCACAAGCGTTATCGTTCAAGTGCAAACTTCACCCCGCCGAAGCGACGGGTGAAACAAGTACAACGAAATCTGAAACACGACCGCTGCAAAAACCAGTAGAAAGAAGCGGCGCCGCGCAGCGAGCCAGCCCGCTCGAGAGCACCACCATCGCACTACACGGGACAGCTT comes from the Rhipicephalus sanguineus isolate Rsan-2018 chromosome 6, BIME_Rsan_1.4, whole genome shotgun sequence genome and includes:
- the LOC125758892 gene encoding utrophin-like, whose amino-acid sequence is MRAAVTSLLRVRYYDASRSPSSVPRECRVSRGPHLSEPVRVCGCVVRVFVSTAVFDAIPELGVMSRSPGDDVSETRDAVVATATATDGATTSADMPDNDENGCAEEPASTEADNLDLFQRKIKTEKDEREDVQRKTFTKWINSQLAKADQPLVNDLFQDFRDGTRLLTLLEILCGQQLKRERGNLRVHHINNVSRALQALEANNVKLVNISTNDIVDGNPKLTLGLIWSIILHWQVHGVLKRASSDVHQTNLEKTLLAWCRDVTKGSV